A genomic window from Chitinophaga pollutisoli includes:
- a CDS encoding HPP family protein, producing MKRTYRIAKYVIYRETLIDRKDMAWSFLGAFLGVGLIGMINHFYLPAKDNLFVLGSFGASAVLIYGHTQSPLAQPRNVLGGHVLSAITGVTLGLLISSPEWEWLAGALAVACSIVVMQMTKTVHPPGGATALLAIAGSERIRDLGYLYVLTPVASGVLLLLLVAFAVNNIPGNRNYPAGGKWW from the coding sequence ATGAAACGAACCTACCGCATAGCAAAGTATGTGATTTACCGGGAGACGCTGATCGACCGGAAGGATATGGCCTGGTCGTTCCTCGGGGCTTTCCTCGGGGTGGGACTGATCGGCATGATTAACCATTTTTACCTGCCCGCCAAGGACAATCTGTTTGTGCTGGGCTCTTTCGGGGCCTCGGCGGTGCTGATCTACGGGCATACCCAGAGCCCCCTGGCGCAGCCGCGCAATGTGCTCGGGGGGCACGTCCTGAGCGCGATCACGGGCGTTACCCTCGGGCTGCTGATTTCGTCGCCGGAGTGGGAATGGCTGGCGGGTGCGCTGGCCGTGGCCTGCTCGATCGTGGTGATGCAGATGACGAAAACGGTGCATCCGCCCGGAGGGGCTACCGCCCTGCTGGCCATCGCCGGCAGTGAGAGGATCCGGGACCTGGGGTACCTGTACGTGCTCACACCGGTGGCTTCCGGAGTGTTATTGCTGCTCTTGGTGGCTTTTGCCGTCAATAACATCCCCGGCAACCGGAACTACCCCGCCGGAGGAAAATGGTGGTAA
- a CDS encoding LacI family DNA-binding transcriptional regulator produces the protein MKERPNTNKITIYDIAQALGLSASTVSRALQNNPLINEETRTKVQDAAASMGYVPNWIASSLRKKRSNILGLIVPRTSMYFQSTAISGIQHEAHKYGFSIVIGQSDETVAMEKELAHTFFSLRVDGLLASSSMFTTNIDHFSPFIKNNIPLVFYDRVPLDFPGYTITGDDFKGGYLATEHLIKQGCKRIAHFSGQLTCNLYQQRLAGYKAALAKYKIPYDESLLYVHNLTLDAGAEAARQIFAGKELPDGLFAANDSSAVAFIQEARKVGIDIPGKIKVVGYSNDLSSRIISPSLTTIEQSGYKMGEKAVETLVQLINKEEKIKIVKNYVFEVELIPRESSAL, from the coding sequence GTGAAAGAACGTCCTAACACCAACAAAATCACGATCTACGACATCGCCCAGGCGTTGGGGCTCAGCGCTTCCACGGTATCGCGCGCGTTGCAGAACAACCCGCTGATCAACGAAGAAACCCGCACCAAAGTGCAGGATGCCGCCGCCAGCATGGGTTACGTGCCCAACTGGATCGCGTCGAGCCTGCGTAAAAAGCGGTCCAACATCCTCGGCCTGATCGTACCCCGCACCAGCATGTACTTCCAGAGTACCGCCATCAGCGGCATCCAGCACGAAGCCCATAAATACGGCTTCAGCATCGTGATCGGGCAATCGGACGAAACCGTGGCCATGGAAAAGGAACTGGCCCACACCTTCTTTTCGCTGAGGGTTGACGGCCTGCTGGCGTCTTCCTCCATGTTCACGACCAACATCGACCACTTCTCCCCTTTCATCAAGAATAATATCCCGCTTGTGTTTTACGACCGCGTACCGCTGGACTTCCCCGGTTACACGATCACGGGCGACGATTTCAAAGGCGGGTACCTGGCCACGGAGCACCTCATCAAACAGGGATGCAAGCGCATCGCGCATTTCTCCGGGCAGCTGACCTGCAACCTTTACCAGCAGCGCCTCGCAGGCTATAAAGCCGCCCTGGCCAAATATAAAATCCCCTACGACGAATCGCTCCTGTACGTCCACAACCTCACGCTCGACGCGGGCGCCGAGGCGGCCAGGCAGATATTCGCCGGGAAAGAACTGCCCGACGGGCTTTTCGCGGCTAACGACAGCTCCGCCGTCGCCTTTATCCAGGAAGCGCGGAAAGTAGGGATCGATATTCCGGGAAAAATCAAAGTGGTAGGGTATTCCAATGACCTTTCCTCCCGGATCATCAGTCCTTCCCTCACCACCATCGAACAGTCGGGGTATAAAATGGGGGAAAAAGCGGTGGAAACGCTCGTTCAGCTGATCAATAAGGAGGAAAAAATCAAAATCGTAAAGAATTACGTGTTCGAGGTGGAATTAATCCCGCGGGAATCCTCCGCGCTGTAA
- a CDS encoding alpha-L-fucosidase: MMKMKHLILAGCMLAGVSAQAQNEPYVKETDPLVLEKLEAWQDWKFGLMMHWGTYSQWGIVESWSLCPEDEGWTQRQPAGIPYYEYVKKYEALPNTFNPVNFDPAKWATAAKKAGMKYMVFTTKHHDGFNMFDTKQSDYKITAPNVPFSKDPRADVTKEVFNAFRKEGIHIGAYFSKPDWHVDSYWWDYFPPKDRNPSYELAKYPERWNSFRKFTFNQIQELMTGYGKVDILWLDGGWVRPLNMHTKESLSWNKTPAQDQDIDMPGITAMARKNQPGLIVVDRSVHGPFENYRTPEQTIPDKPLDYPWETCMTMGGSWSYVPNDQYKPTNTIIHNLVDIVAKGGNYLLNIGPGPDGTWHDEAYRKLDSIGSWMQVNGDAIYGTRSVAPYKDGKVCFTQKRDGSIYAIYLLDAGEQLPATVRFTGIQPKKGAKVRLLGYKGKLSWKAQDGTVEIKIPAAVQKAGLRYAAAIKLQ, encoded by the coding sequence ATGATGAAGATGAAGCATTTGATATTGGCAGGCTGTATGCTGGCAGGCGTTTCGGCGCAAGCGCAGAACGAGCCTTACGTAAAGGAGACTGACCCGCTCGTGCTGGAAAAGCTGGAAGCGTGGCAGGATTGGAAGTTTGGGCTCATGATGCACTGGGGCACCTATTCCCAATGGGGGATCGTGGAGTCGTGGAGCCTCTGTCCCGAAGACGAAGGCTGGACACAACGCCAGCCCGCTGGTATTCCCTACTACGAGTACGTTAAGAAGTACGAAGCCCTGCCTAATACCTTCAACCCGGTCAATTTCGACCCCGCCAAATGGGCGACCGCCGCTAAAAAAGCCGGTATGAAGTACATGGTCTTCACCACCAAGCACCACGATGGCTTCAATATGTTCGACACCAAACAATCGGACTACAAAATAACCGCGCCCAACGTGCCTTTCAGCAAAGACCCCCGGGCAGACGTTACCAAAGAAGTCTTCAACGCATTCCGGAAAGAAGGTATCCACATCGGCGCCTATTTCTCCAAACCCGACTGGCATGTGGACTCCTACTGGTGGGATTACTTCCCGCCGAAAGACCGCAACCCCAGCTACGAGCTCGCCAAATACCCCGAGCGCTGGAATTCCTTCAGGAAATTCACCTTCAACCAGATTCAGGAACTGATGACCGGCTACGGCAAGGTCGACATCCTCTGGCTCGACGGCGGCTGGGTTCGCCCCCTGAACATGCATACCAAAGAATCCCTGTCGTGGAACAAAACCCCGGCGCAGGACCAGGATATCGATATGCCCGGCATCACCGCCATGGCGCGTAAAAATCAGCCCGGCCTCATCGTGGTAGACCGCAGCGTGCACGGTCCGTTCGAGAACTATCGTACCCCCGAGCAAACGATCCCCGACAAACCGCTGGATTACCCCTGGGAAACCTGCATGACCATGGGCGGCTCCTGGAGCTACGTTCCCAACGATCAATACAAACCCACGAATACCATCATCCACAACCTGGTAGACATCGTGGCCAAAGGCGGCAACTACCTCCTCAACATCGGCCCCGGACCCGACGGTACCTGGCACGACGAAGCTTATCGCAAGCTCGACAGCATCGGCTCCTGGATGCAGGTGAATGGCGACGCGATTTACGGCACCCGCTCCGTGGCGCCTTACAAAGACGGCAAAGTGTGCTTCACGCAAAAGCGCGACGGCAGCATCTACGCCATCTATCTGCTCGACGCAGGCGAACAACTTCCGGCTACGGTACGTTTCACCGGCATCCAGCCGAAGAAAGGCGCGAAAGTGCGGCTGCTGGGCTACAAAGGCAAGCTCAGCTGGAAAGCGCAAGACGGTACGGTGGAAATCAAAATCCCCGCGGCTGTACAGAAAGCCGGACTGCGCTATGCGGCGGCGATCAAACTGCAATAA
- a CDS encoding glycosyl hydrolase 2 galactose-binding domain-containing protein — protein MRRVIGVIGLAVAAWPAWAQQQQELDKGWEFRRTDENIWRPATVPGTVHTDLLAHKLIPDPFAGANEKGLQWIDKKDWEYRTSFDVPAAMAGQDQLALDFTGLDTYADVYLNDSLILQAQNMFVGKQVIVKGIARPQGNRLRILFHSPIVRDMPKFMQDRIVYPAGNDASDIPLSVHARKAPYHYGWDWGPRYVTSGIWRPVVLRSWNKLQLRDAWIQQQQLSDASATLEATLTVDVQQAGKYTAVIHSGSKAFATQKVQSTLQAGTQTVHIPFSIRQPKRWWPNGLGEAYLYPVTVSILHGKDTIQQTTRRVGLRTVEVVNAPDKDGTSFFVKVNGKPVFMKGANYIPSDNFLPRVTGDRYRKMFRDMEASHFNMIRVWGGGIYENDIFYDLADEKGILVWQDFMFACTLYPSDPAFLSQVREETAYNIRRLRNHPSLALWCGNNEIGVAIKNWGWKDGYAYSDEQWASLLKGYETLFEELLRDEVKAHDPSRYYLPSSPISNWGRAEDFKHGDNHYWGIWHGMEWFEAFNTHVPRFMSEFGFQSFPDLHTVRKFADSTQWDLHSFVMQSHQKSLARGNAAIQTYMDHYYHRPKDFAGFLYMSQVLQAEGMKIGLEAHRRNMPYCMGTLYWQLNDTWPGPSWSSIDYFGRWKALQYFAQIAFTPMLVSLVEEEGQVRAYVVNDLWKDEKVKLELTLMDMEGKTLRNIEQPLTAKANTAEVAWRMEKDALLQGADPRKVILYAKLVNENQTRTENVFYFAAPRDMALPVPEIQTEVKQAGGKILVTVRSAKLAKNVWLLLDKDDTSHFSDNYFDLLPGMGKTVELETSLGLEAVKSQLQTWHVVGITKP, from the coding sequence ATGAGGAGAGTAATCGGGGTTATCGGGCTGGCGGTCGCCGCCTGGCCCGCATGGGCGCAGCAACAACAGGAATTGGATAAAGGCTGGGAATTCCGGCGGACCGACGAAAACATCTGGCGGCCGGCTACCGTTCCCGGCACCGTACATACCGACCTGCTCGCCCATAAACTCATTCCCGATCCTTTTGCCGGCGCCAATGAAAAAGGGCTGCAATGGATCGATAAAAAAGACTGGGAATACCGGACCTCGTTCGATGTCCCTGCCGCAATGGCCGGCCAGGACCAGCTCGCGCTCGACTTCACCGGGCTGGATACCTATGCTGACGTATACCTCAACGATTCCCTCATCCTGCAAGCCCAAAACATGTTCGTGGGCAAACAGGTGATCGTGAAGGGTATCGCCCGGCCACAGGGCAACCGCCTTCGGATCCTGTTTCATAGTCCGATTGTGCGCGATATGCCTAAATTCATGCAGGACCGGATCGTGTACCCGGCAGGCAACGACGCCAGCGACATTCCCCTGAGCGTCCACGCCCGGAAAGCACCGTACCATTACGGCTGGGACTGGGGCCCGCGCTATGTGACCAGCGGTATCTGGCGCCCTGTCGTGCTCCGTTCCTGGAACAAGCTCCAGCTCCGCGACGCCTGGATCCAACAGCAGCAATTATCCGACGCCAGCGCCACCCTCGAAGCCACGCTCACCGTGGATGTGCAGCAGGCGGGAAAGTATACGGCCGTCATCCACAGCGGCAGCAAGGCTTTCGCCACGCAGAAAGTGCAAAGCACCCTGCAGGCGGGCACGCAAACCGTCCATATTCCCTTCTCCATCCGCCAGCCGAAGCGCTGGTGGCCCAACGGGCTGGGGGAAGCTTATTTGTACCCCGTCACCGTTTCCATCCTCCATGGAAAAGATACCATCCAGCAAACCACCCGCCGCGTCGGGCTGCGCACGGTGGAAGTAGTGAACGCGCCCGATAAAGACGGCACTTCGTTTTTCGTGAAAGTCAACGGGAAACCCGTTTTCATGAAAGGCGCGAACTACATTCCTTCCGATAACTTCCTCCCCCGCGTAACCGGCGACCGTTACCGGAAAATGTTCCGCGATATGGAGGCCAGCCATTTCAACATGATCCGCGTTTGGGGCGGCGGCATTTATGAGAACGATATTTTCTACGACCTCGCCGATGAAAAAGGCATCCTCGTCTGGCAGGATTTCATGTTCGCCTGTACGCTGTATCCCTCGGATCCCGCGTTCCTGTCGCAGGTGCGGGAAGAAACCGCTTACAACATCCGCCGGCTGAGAAACCACCCTTCGCTGGCGTTGTGGTGCGGTAATAACGAAATTGGCGTGGCGATTAAAAACTGGGGCTGGAAAGATGGCTACGCTTATTCCGACGAACAATGGGCTTCGCTGTTGAAAGGCTATGAAACACTGTTCGAGGAGTTGTTGCGTGATGAAGTAAAGGCCCACGACCCTTCGCGGTATTACCTGCCTTCGTCGCCCATCAGCAACTGGGGGCGCGCGGAGGATTTCAAACATGGAGACAACCATTACTGGGGCATCTGGCACGGCATGGAGTGGTTCGAAGCGTTCAATACGCATGTGCCGCGCTTCATGAGCGAATTCGGATTTCAGTCGTTCCCTGATCTGCATACCGTGCGGAAGTTCGCGGATTCCACGCAGTGGGATTTGCACTCGTTCGTGATGCAATCCCATCAGAAGTCGCTCGCGCGCGGCAACGCCGCCATTCAAACGTACATGGATCATTACTATCACCGCCCGAAAGATTTTGCCGGATTCCTGTACATGAGCCAGGTATTGCAGGCGGAAGGGATGAAAATCGGCCTGGAAGCGCACCGGCGCAACATGCCTTATTGCATGGGCACGCTGTATTGGCAACTGAACGATACCTGGCCGGGGCCTTCCTGGAGCAGTATCGATTACTTCGGCCGCTGGAAAGCACTGCAATACTTCGCGCAGATAGCATTTACGCCCATGCTGGTGAGCCTGGTGGAAGAAGAAGGACAAGTGCGCGCCTACGTGGTGAATGATTTGTGGAAAGACGAAAAGGTAAAACTGGAGCTGACGCTGATGGATATGGAAGGTAAGACCCTCCGGAACATCGAACAGCCGCTGACGGCCAAAGCCAACACGGCGGAAGTGGCCTGGCGGATGGAGAAAGACGCGTTATTACAGGGCGCCGATCCCCGGAAGGTAATTTTGTATGCCAAACTGGTAAATGAAAATCAAACCCGGACGGAGAATGTGTTTTACTTTGCCGCACCCCGCGACATGGCGCTGCCCGTTCCGGAGATCCAAACGGAAGTAAAACAAGCGGGAGGAAAGATACTGGTAACCGTCCGCTCCGCGAAGCTGGCCAAAAACGTGTGGTTGCTGCTGGATAAAGACGATACATCTCATTTTTCCGATAACTATTTCGACCTGCTGCCGGGTATGGGCAAAACGGTGGAACTGGAAACCAGCCTCGGGCTGGAAGCGGTGAAATCGCAGTTGCAAACCTGGCATGTGGTCGGCATAACGAAGCCGTAA
- a CDS encoding DUF6728 family protein, translated as MKSIWNQVLQYLFIRKRDKSEQLNTNTKLMHGMNRISILMFLIAILVMLYRLIFR; from the coding sequence ATGAAAAGCATCTGGAATCAGGTATTGCAATACCTTTTTATCCGCAAGCGCGACAAATCCGAGCAGCTCAACACCAACACGAAGCTCATGCACGGCATGAACCGGATTTCCATCCTGATGTTCCTGATCGCGATCCTGGTGATGTTGTACAGGCTTATTTTCCGCTAA
- the lpxB gene encoding lipid-A-disaccharide synthase, with product MKYYIIAGEASGDLHGSNLILQLKQQDPSADIRSWGGDLMQQAGANVVKHYKELAFMGFVEVIMNLRTILKNLEICKEDITAWKPDVIVLIDYPGFNLRIAEWAKQQGIKVVYYISPQVWAWKEGRVKKIREVVDKMLVILPFEQDFYKKWNFEVTYVGHPLIEAVKAAQQAPPLPPFSDKPIIALLPGSRKQEVTKKLPVMLSVARYFPEYQFIVAQAPSLDDAFLRQYTDAYPNVSTVKNLTYPLLLQATAALVTSGTATLETALFGVPEVVCYKGSPISYFFAKRLIKVKYISLVNLIMDKLVVKELIQHDLTEENLLKELTLILKDTARHQQMKADYATLWTLLGDGTASQKAAAEIVKVVSGK from the coding sequence ATGAAGTATTACATCATTGCGGGAGAAGCCTCCGGCGACCTGCACGGAAGCAACCTGATCTTACAGCTCAAACAGCAAGACCCTTCGGCCGATATCCGCAGCTGGGGCGGCGATCTCATGCAGCAAGCCGGCGCCAACGTGGTGAAGCATTACAAGGAACTCGCGTTTATGGGTTTCGTGGAAGTGATCATGAACCTTCGCACCATCCTTAAAAACCTCGAGATCTGTAAAGAAGACATCACCGCCTGGAAGCCCGATGTGATCGTGCTCATCGATTATCCCGGGTTCAACCTCCGCATCGCCGAATGGGCCAAACAGCAGGGGATCAAAGTGGTGTACTATATCAGCCCGCAGGTTTGGGCCTGGAAAGAAGGCCGCGTGAAGAAGATCCGGGAAGTGGTGGACAAGATGCTGGTAATCCTGCCGTTCGAGCAGGACTTCTATAAAAAATGGAATTTTGAAGTGACGTATGTGGGGCACCCGCTCATCGAAGCCGTGAAAGCCGCACAGCAGGCCCCGCCGCTACCACCGTTTTCCGACAAGCCCATCATCGCGCTGCTGCCCGGCAGCCGCAAGCAGGAAGTTACCAAGAAACTGCCCGTCATGCTTTCCGTGGCGAGATACTTCCCGGAATACCAGTTCATCGTGGCGCAGGCGCCCAGCCTCGACGATGCATTCCTCCGCCAGTACACAGACGCGTATCCCAACGTCTCCACCGTAAAGAACCTGACCTACCCCTTGCTGCTCCAGGCTACGGCCGCGCTGGTCACCAGCGGTACGGCCACCCTCGAAACGGCGCTCTTCGGCGTGCCGGAAGTCGTGTGCTACAAGGGGAGCCCCATCTCGTATTTCTTCGCCAAACGGCTGATCAAAGTGAAATACATTTCGCTGGTGAACCTCATCATGGATAAACTCGTGGTGAAAGAACTGATCCAGCACGATCTGACGGAAGAAAACCTCCTGAAAGAACTCACCCTTATCTTAAAAGACACCGCCCGCCATCAGCAGATGAAAGCCGATTACGCCACGCTCTGGACCCTCCTGGGCGACGGTACCGCATCTCAGAAAGCGGCTGCCGAAATCGTAAAAGTAGTTAGCGGAAAATAA
- the surE gene encoding 5'/3'-nucleotidase SurE — protein sequence MKQEKLILVTNDDGITAPGIRNLIEAVRPLGQVVVVAPDSPQSGKGHAITLGFPLRLNTVDIFEGIEAWQCSGTPVDCVKLARDKILHRAPDVCVSGINHGANHSINIIYSGTMSAAMEAAIEGIPSVGFSFLNYAYDADFSTCREVAHEVTRRMLDTPLPPHTLFNVNIPDVPAKDYKGIRISRQANAKWQEEFDERRDPHGKKYYWLTGAFKNQDSGDDTDVWALENGYTSLVPVQFDLTNYRLKQQLEAEWNFR from the coding sequence TTGAAGCAGGAAAAATTGATACTGGTGACGAACGACGACGGGATTACCGCCCCGGGCATCCGCAATCTCATCGAGGCGGTGCGCCCCCTCGGGCAAGTGGTTGTTGTGGCGCCCGATAGTCCCCAGTCCGGCAAAGGCCACGCCATCACCCTCGGGTTCCCGCTACGGCTCAATACCGTGGATATCTTCGAAGGGATCGAAGCCTGGCAGTGCTCCGGCACGCCGGTCGACTGCGTGAAGCTGGCCCGCGACAAGATCCTGCACCGCGCGCCGGACGTTTGTGTAAGCGGTATCAACCACGGCGCCAACCACTCGATCAACATTATTTACTCCGGCACCATGTCGGCCGCCATGGAGGCCGCAATCGAAGGGATTCCTTCCGTCGGGTTTTCGTTCCTCAACTACGCTTACGACGCTGATTTTTCCACCTGCCGGGAAGTAGCGCATGAAGTGACGCGCCGCATGCTGGACACGCCGCTTCCCCCGCACACCCTGTTCAACGTAAATATCCCTGATGTACCGGCAAAAGACTACAAGGGCATCCGCATCAGCCGCCAGGCCAACGCCAAGTGGCAGGAGGAATTCGATGAGCGGAGAGACCCCCACGGCAAAAAATACTACTGGCTCACCGGCGCGTTCAAAAACCAGGACAGCGGCGACGATACCGACGTCTGGGCGCTCGAAAACGGATACACCTCCCTGGTGCCGGTGCAGTTCGACCTTACCAACTACCGCCTGAAACAACAACTGGAAGCCGAGTGGAACTTCCGATAA
- a CDS encoding ABC transporter permease subunit: MTELLKIEWLKVKAYRTFWLLSGLFLAIVPLILWSYELILKNSKQIAAFLGAFSFPKAWETSAWIGSAMYPIMGILLIIFLTNENNFRTIRQNIIDGWSRDQYILAKFGVMISMAVFMTLVIVASALFFGLRSGQGDPTDGIGMIWLIFVQAMDYLAVALFLGVFMKRAGVAIAIYVMYAYVFEFFISRLIDFKVKAHMGALFPLECTDRMIPGETKLVNELASQGVKPFEQSTLQMIAIGYILLFCFLAYRRLKRSDL; encoded by the coding sequence ATGACCGAACTCTTAAAAATAGAATGGCTGAAAGTTAAAGCCTACCGTACTTTCTGGCTGCTTTCCGGACTGTTTCTCGCAATCGTGCCCCTGATCCTGTGGTCGTATGAGCTGATCCTGAAAAACAGCAAGCAGATAGCGGCGTTCCTCGGCGCTTTCAGCTTTCCGAAAGCCTGGGAAACATCCGCCTGGATCGGGAGCGCGATGTATCCCATCATGGGCATTCTCCTCATCATCTTCCTGACCAACGAAAATAATTTCCGCACTATCCGCCAGAACATCATCGATGGCTGGAGCCGCGATCAATACATCCTGGCGAAATTCGGGGTGATGATTTCGATGGCGGTGTTTATGACGCTGGTCATCGTAGCCAGCGCGTTGTTCTTTGGCCTGCGCTCCGGGCAGGGCGACCCTACCGACGGAATCGGCATGATCTGGCTGATTTTTGTGCAAGCGATGGATTACCTGGCCGTGGCATTGTTCCTGGGCGTTTTCATGAAGCGCGCCGGGGTGGCCATCGCGATTTATGTGATGTACGCATATGTATTCGAGTTTTTCATCAGCCGGTTGATAGATTTTAAAGTAAAAGCCCACATGGGGGCTTTGTTCCCGCTGGAATGCACCGACAGGATGATCCCCGGCGAAACGAAACTGGTGAACGAACTGGCGTCGCAGGGGGTAAAGCCCTTCGAACAATCGACATTGCAGATGATCGCCATCGGGTATATCCTGCTGTTCTGCTTCCTCGCTTATCGCAGGTTGAAGCGCTCCGATCTTTAA
- a CDS encoding ABC transporter ATP-binding protein translates to MENTHMLSLHQLSKRYGPVQALKEVAFDVPAGSVFGVLGPNGSGKTTLLGIVMDVLKADAGTYAWFGQPPHHSLRRRIGALLETPNFYHYYSAIRNLQIAAAIKQRGHDDIERVLKLCGLWERKDSKFSTYSLGMKQRLAIASALLGNPEVLLLDEPTNGLDPAGIAEIRELIRELGRQGTTVIMASHLLDEVEKVCTHVAILKKGVLLTSGHVDEVLASEDMLEVSAVDNATLENVLSAMPGLRSLRRHNGGFQVVFENGFSAEALNKHCFEQGVTLNYLALRRKSLEARFIELTN, encoded by the coding sequence TTGGAAAACACACACATGCTATCCCTGCACCAGCTGTCCAAGCGCTATGGGCCCGTCCAGGCGTTGAAAGAAGTTGCTTTCGACGTACCGGCAGGCAGCGTTTTCGGCGTACTGGGCCCCAATGGCAGCGGTAAAACGACGCTGCTGGGGATCGTGATGGACGTGCTGAAGGCGGACGCGGGCACTTATGCCTGGTTCGGCCAGCCGCCACACCATTCCCTTCGCCGCAGGATCGGCGCATTGCTGGAAACCCCGAATTTCTACCATTACTATTCCGCCATCCGCAACCTGCAGATCGCGGCGGCCATCAAGCAGCGCGGGCACGACGATATCGAGCGCGTGCTGAAGCTGTGTGGTTTGTGGGAAAGGAAGGATTCAAAGTTCAGTACCTATTCGCTGGGGATGAAACAGCGGCTCGCCATTGCCAGCGCATTGCTGGGCAATCCGGAAGTGCTGTTGCTGGATGAGCCTACCAACGGCCTCGACCCCGCCGGTATCGCGGAAATCCGTGAGCTGATCCGGGAACTGGGGCGGCAGGGCACTACCGTTATCATGGCCAGCCACCTGCTGGATGAAGTGGAAAAAGTCTGCACCCACGTAGCGATCCTGAAGAAAGGCGTATTGCTGACTTCGGGGCATGTGGATGAAGTGCTCGCGAGTGAGGATATGCTGGAAGTGAGCGCCGTGGATAACGCTACGTTGGAAAATGTGTTGTCCGCCATGCCGGGGCTTCGTTCCCTCCGCCGCCACAACGGCGGGTTCCAGGTTGTTTTCGAAAACGGCTTCAGCGCGGAGGCGCTCAACAAGCACTGTTTCGAGCAGGGCGTTACCCTGAACTACCTGGCGCTGCGCCGCAAGAGCCTGGAAGCGCGTTTCATTGAACTGACCAATTAA